In Maridesulfovibrio sp., a single genomic region encodes these proteins:
- a CDS encoding PEP/pyruvate-binding domain-containing protein → MSRLFNFMHRIFGKRRVGKPRSFADLFNSFNSVLELNNRILTGIASLHSKLGGDYIFDIQYLRSAAQEMEDLVGRLIGALDSMAPGKYMDLYGSLRDICANMRREIAGHPVIPDRLLVPFEETTPREFDLVGAKSYNLARIANVKDLRTPEGISVTTRACLDFMEFNKLDETIAEINAEWTGGQRSLSSASQAISGLILAGNLPPELRRALNSVGDQLFQKTERGIGLAVRSSAWGEDGTHSFAGIFESLINVSQDGIRDAYRRVLASAYSPKAMQYREKLGYKAAETMMAVSFQTMVKAKSSGVVYSLSPTAPLDNTVIISAAWGLGSSVVSGESVVDQFSVSRDEPHEQTSISIVRKEKALRINPAGEGMIEESVPEQMQTMSCLTSEEIRQLVHAALRLEKYFKKPQDIEFAFDDDGSLLILQSRPLHIQSHSEKPAALLNEQLRNHDRLMSGTGDVAQQGIASGPVFLAHNECCLDEFPEGAILVARHSSPVFASVLPRAAGVITDIGSPLGHMATIAREYRVPALLNTGDATERLSEGQVITLDAEQKTVYSGVVRELQLHEAIKERIEEAYEYRLLRRLLRQVEPLNLFDPSDSNFTPKGCLTLHDITRFVHEKAVEELIDINVGKMLDSSSPNGRLKLPVPLDLTIIDIGGGLDNTVPESGRLIEPEQLASAPMSAFVEGVTMAGVWQSSPVPVDFSSFMSSMTRTMPEQLSASPSIGRNLAVISENYTHISLHLGYHFTTINCFMSQNPADNYAYFRFAGGVTGARRRSRRARFLAEVLNRQDFSITVREDLVIARVKKIPAEEILHRMRIIGVLVAYTRQLDVSMVDDSQITRHAEFFENLITDRF, encoded by the coding sequence ATGAGTCGGTTGTTTAATTTCATGCACAGGATTTTCGGAAAAAGGCGCGTCGGGAAACCGCGCTCCTTTGCCGACCTGTTCAACAGCTTTAATTCCGTGCTGGAATTAAACAATCGTATTCTTACCGGTATCGCGTCCCTGCACAGCAAGCTGGGCGGGGACTATATTTTCGATATCCAGTACCTGCGCAGCGCCGCGCAGGAGATGGAAGACCTTGTCGGCAGGCTGATCGGAGCGCTGGATTCCATGGCGCCCGGCAAATATATGGATCTTTACGGCTCTCTTAGGGACATCTGCGCCAACATGCGCCGGGAAATAGCCGGACACCCGGTAATTCCGGATAGGCTGCTTGTGCCCTTTGAGGAAACCACTCCGCGGGAATTCGATCTTGTGGGAGCGAAAAGCTACAATCTGGCCCGTATTGCTAACGTAAAAGATCTGCGGACTCCCGAGGGGATATCCGTCACGACCAGAGCCTGTCTGGATTTTATGGAATTCAACAAGCTCGATGAGACCATTGCCGAAATCAACGCTGAATGGACCGGCGGGCAGCGGAGCTTAAGTTCCGCATCTCAGGCGATATCAGGACTTATTCTCGCCGGAAATTTGCCTCCTGAACTGCGCAGGGCACTAAACAGCGTCGGTGATCAGCTTTTTCAGAAAACAGAGCGGGGAATCGGGCTTGCAGTCCGCAGCAGTGCCTGGGGTGAAGACGGAACCCATTCTTTCGCAGGTATATTCGAAAGCCTTATCAATGTGTCGCAGGATGGAATCCGCGATGCCTACCGCAGGGTTCTGGCAAGCGCCTATTCGCCGAAGGCCATGCAGTACCGTGAAAAACTTGGTTACAAGGCCGCTGAAACCATGATGGCCGTTTCGTTCCAGACCATGGTCAAGGCAAAGAGCAGCGGGGTTGTCTACAGCCTTTCGCCCACTGCACCTCTTGACAACACAGTGATAATCAGCGCGGCCTGGGGGCTTGGGTCTTCCGTTGTATCCGGGGAGAGTGTCGTTGATCAGTTCTCGGTCTCAAGGGACGAGCCTCATGAGCAGACTTCCATTTCCATAGTGAGAAAGGAAAAGGCCCTGCGCATAAACCCGGCAGGGGAGGGCATGATCGAGGAAAGCGTGCCCGAACAGATGCAGACCATGTCCTGCCTGACATCCGAAGAGATAAGGCAGCTTGTCCATGCCGCGCTCAGGCTGGAAAAATATTTCAAGAAACCGCAGGACATAGAATTCGCCTTTGACGATGACGGCTCTTTGTTAATTCTGCAAAGTCGTCCGCTGCATATTCAATCGCATTCGGAAAAGCCTGCCGCGCTGCTTAACGAGCAACTACGCAATCACGACAGGCTCATGTCCGGGACAGGCGATGTTGCCCAGCAGGGAATCGCTTCCGGTCCCGTGTTCCTGGCCCACAATGAATGCTGCCTTGATGAGTTTCCCGAAGGCGCAATTCTGGTGGCCCGGCATTCCTCACCTGTCTTTGCTTCCGTTCTGCCCCGTGCGGCGGGGGTCATAACCGATATCGGTTCCCCGCTGGGGCATATGGCGACAATCGCGCGTGAATACCGTGTCCCGGCATTGCTGAACACCGGAGACGCCACCGAAAGGCTTTCCGAGGGGCAGGTCATAACCCTGGATGCGGAGCAGAAGACCGTCTACTCCGGTGTGGTGCGGGAACTGCAGCTTCATGAAGCCATAAAGGAACGGATAGAAGAGGCTTACGAATACAGGCTGCTCAGAAGACTGCTGAGGCAGGTGGAGCCCCTTAATCTGTTCGATCCTTCGGACAGCAACTTCACCCCCAAGGGGTGCCTGACGCTGCATGATATCACTCGTTTTGTGCACGAAAAGGCCGTCGAAGAACTGATCGATATAAATGTCGGCAAGATGCTGGATTCGTCTTCGCCGAACGGCAGATTGAAGCTTCCCGTACCTTTGGACCTGACCATCATTGATATCGGCGGAGGGCTGGACAATACCGTTCCCGAAAGCGGCAGACTGATTGAGCCGGAACAACTGGCCTCCGCGCCCATGAGCGCTTTTGTCGAAGGTGTCACCATGGCCGGGGTCTGGCAGTCGTCACCAGTGCCGGTAGACTTCTCAAGCTTCATGTCCAGCATGACCCGCACGATGCCTGAGCAGCTGTCGGCATCACCCAGCATCGGTCGGAATCTGGCGGTGATTTCGGAAAATTATACGCATATAAGCCTGCATCTTGGATACCATTTTACAACCATCAACTGCTTCATGAGCCAGAACCCGGCAGACAATTACGCCTACTTCCGTTTTGCCGGGGGTGTAACCGGAGCCCGGCGGCGTTCCCGCCGGGCCCGGTTCCTGGCCGAAGTACTGAATCGGCAGGATTTTTCGATCACCGTCAGGGAAGATCTGGTGATCGCACGGGTGAAAAAAATCCCAGCCGAAGAGATTCTTCACCGGATGCGGATTATCGGCGTTCTGGTCGCCTACACCAGACAACTGGACGTTTCAATGGTCGACGACTCTCAGATCACAAGGCATGCGGAGTTTTTTGAAAATTTAATAACTGATCGGTTTTAA
- a CDS encoding sulfite exporter TauE/SafE family protein, producing MWHMYLPIAGNSVNVVLIFMLGGLVGLLSGIFGVGGGFLMTPLLIMFGIPPTVAAASDSNQIVGASTSGCLAHYRLGNVDFKMGILLLVGGVLGGFMGVQVIKVLRAMGNADFLINVTYVLMLGGVGAYMFIESLQSLRKKDTDTVKAAPAKKSRYTLILESLPFQTDFQKSGVRLSILMPLILGGLVGVLAAIMGVGGGFIMVPIMVYLLRMPMHVVVGTSLFQILFTCINVTILQSYTNHTVDFVLALLLLIGSTIGAQFGTRISRKLKGEQLKILLATLVLAVMVKMLLNLLLTPDVLLAYAGGH from the coding sequence ATGTGGCATATGTATCTTCCCATCGCCGGGAACAGTGTCAACGTAGTCCTCATCTTCATGCTGGGAGGACTGGTCGGCCTGCTTTCCGGAATTTTCGGTGTGGGGGGAGGATTCCTCATGACCCCCCTGCTGATCATGTTCGGTATTCCGCCGACCGTGGCCGCAGCGTCCGATTCCAACCAGATTGTGGGGGCCTCCACATCCGGCTGTCTGGCGCACTACCGTCTCGGTAATGTTGATTTCAAGATGGGCATTCTCCTGCTCGTTGGCGGGGTTCTGGGCGGCTTCATGGGCGTCCAGGTCATCAAGGTGCTGCGGGCCATGGGCAACGCGGACTTTCTCATTAATGTGACCTACGTGCTGATGCTTGGCGGGGTGGGCGCATATATGTTTATAGAAAGCCTGCAGAGCCTGCGCAAAAAGGATACGGATACAGTCAAGGCCGCTCCTGCAAAGAAATCGCGCTATACCCTTATACTGGAAAGCCTTCCTTTTCAGACCGATTTCCAGAAATCCGGTGTACGCCTTTCCATACTCATGCCGCTCATTCTCGGCGGACTGGTCGGGGTTCTGGCTGCAATCATGGGGGTCGGCGGCGGCTTTATCATGGTTCCCATCATGGTCTACCTGCTGCGCATGCCCATGCATGTCGTTGTCGGGACAAGTCTTTTCCAGATACTTTTCACCTGTATCAACGTCACCATCCTTCAGTCCTACACCAACCACACTGTTGACTTCGTTCTGGCTCTGCTGCTGCTTATCGGCTCCACTATCGGAGCTCAGTTCGGCACCAGAATAAGCAGAAAGCTCAAAGGTGAACAGCTCAAGATTCTGCTGGCAACCCTCGTTCTGGCCGTGATGGTAAAAATGCTTCTCAACCTGCTGCTCACTCCGGATGTGCTGCTGGCATACGCAGGAGGGCATTAA
- a CDS encoding sigma-54 dependent transcriptional regulator: protein MNRFRAAVIDDEEHTARLVARALSKQGFETETFGQGHPFLNRMTEQPFQLVFIDLQLPDMEGMKILNFVKKGFEDVEAVVITGHGSIPSAVEATSKGAVNYIVKPFRIQEVKAIAQEAMEKLQLKEENRRLKQSLGESTPFENFIGNSTVMQDLFAMIRKVAKVNCNVLLQADTGTGKERAARAIHDLSPRRNKTFVSFNCGGFTEELISSELFGHEKGAFTGATATKIGLLESADGGTVFLDEIGEMPINMQVKLLHVIQERHIMRVGGTKPISLDIRIIAATNRDLHKAMEAGEFREDLFYRLNVVMVYLPRLSERRDDIPLLSHYFLKTFNSRFGKAVKNISPQALDVLTHYNYPGNVRELENIIQRAVALAEGDTIGIRELPPDLINLAFSAFGATGLLSLEEVERRHIKHVLEATGYNKHLSSNILGVPRTTLWRRMKKYNLDPEEE, encoded by the coding sequence ATGAACAGATTTCGAGCGGCGGTAATTGACGACGAGGAGCATACAGCCAGGCTGGTGGCGCGGGCGCTGAGCAAGCAGGGGTTCGAGACCGAGACTTTCGGCCAGGGACACCCATTTCTCAACCGCATGACCGAGCAGCCTTTCCAGCTGGTGTTCATTGATCTCCAACTGCCGGATATGGAAGGCATGAAGATCCTGAATTTTGTTAAAAAGGGTTTTGAGGATGTGGAGGCCGTGGTAATTACCGGTCACGGTTCCATTCCTTCTGCCGTGGAGGCCACCAGCAAGGGGGCGGTCAACTACATCGTCAAGCCGTTTCGTATTCAGGAAGTAAAGGCCATAGCCCAGGAGGCCATGGAAAAACTGCAGCTTAAGGAGGAGAACCGCCGTCTGAAGCAGAGCCTGGGCGAATCCACGCCGTTTGAAAATTTTATCGGCAACAGCACGGTTATGCAGGATCTTTTCGCCATGATCCGTAAGGTTGCCAAGGTGAACTGCAACGTGCTGCTGCAGGCGGATACCGGTACGGGGAAGGAGCGTGCAGCCCGTGCAATCCACGACCTGAGTCCTAGGCGGAACAAGACTTTTGTCTCCTTCAACTGCGGCGGTTTTACCGAGGAACTTATTTCCAGCGAACTGTTCGGACATGAGAAAGGTGCTTTTACCGGGGCCACGGCAACCAAGATAGGGTTGCTGGAATCGGCGGACGGCGGGACCGTGTTTCTGGACGAGATCGGCGAAATGCCCATCAACATGCAGGTCAAGCTTCTGCACGTTATTCAGGAACGCCATATTATGCGCGTAGGCGGAACCAAGCCCATCTCGCTGGACATTCGCATCATCGCGGCCACCAACAGAGATCTGCACAAGGCTATGGAAGCCGGTGAGTTCCGGGAAGACCTGTTTTATCGCCTGAACGTGGTGATGGTTTATCTGCCCCGCCTTTCGGAGCGGCGCGATGACATCCCCCTCCTTTCGCATTATTTCCTGAAGACATTCAATTCACGGTTCGGCAAGGCGGTAAAGAACATTTCTCCGCAGGCGCTGGACGTGCTCACCCACTATAACTACCCCGGAAACGTGCGGGAACTGGAGAACATCATCCAGCGAGCAGTCGCCCTTGCGGAGGGCGATACCATCGGAATCCGTGAACTTCCGCCGGACCTCATCAACCTGGCATTCAGCGCATTCGGCGCAACAGGACTCCTTTCCCTTGAAGAGGTGGAACGCAGGCACATCAAGCATGTGCTTGAGGCCACCGGATACAACAAACATCTGAGCAGCAATATTCTCGGAGTGCCGCGGACCACCCTCTGGCGGCGTATGAAAAAATACAATCTCGATCCCGAAGAAGAATAA
- a CDS encoding leucyl aminopeptidase, whose product MEFNIVVEPEAAWAADAVIFFVFKDAEDYLPGFGNWMASRAAWVADSPALADFSGELGKSAVVYGSGANIRRVFLIGLGPQKDFGVEQFSQAVSAAFAGCRELEFRTVGVPLVAFEGIVLEDRYEHFVSAAVSGLYTFDMFKSEKDKKKDFPETVRFFTAEEPPEHFAEAVGKGEAVGMGTSYARDLVNMPPNVANPIYLAEEARKMAKKYGFRFRQMKRKEITDKGLGAYASVFRGSADEPRMIILEYCPKDREGQKPLVLVGKGVTFDSGGISLKPTGAIEDMKCDMAGAAAILGFFHVLGETCPDIPVTALLPCADNMPDSTSTRPGEVVTSFSGKTIEVLNTDAEGRLLLCDTLSFSSQFEPAAIIDLATLTGGCIVAFGWNVAAVMDNSKYMRNLVMESGMSVGERFWPMPLWDIYKEELKSEVADLKNVGSREGMTIHAGMFLKEFVPENVPWAHLDIAGPAWRKKKTPAGAAGGTGFGVRTLVEIASRIDLEDI is encoded by the coding sequence ATGGAATTCAATATAGTAGTGGAGCCGGAAGCGGCGTGGGCCGCAGACGCGGTGATTTTTTTCGTTTTCAAGGACGCTGAAGATTATCTTCCCGGATTCGGAAACTGGATGGCTTCCAGAGCTGCTTGGGTTGCCGATTCCCCCGCTCTTGCTGATTTCTCGGGAGAACTGGGAAAATCAGCCGTCGTGTATGGTTCCGGAGCCAATATCCGCCGGGTTTTTCTGATCGGGCTCGGGCCGCAGAAGGATTTCGGGGTCGAGCAGTTTTCGCAGGCAGTTTCGGCCGCATTCGCCGGATGCCGGGAGCTTGAGTTTCGCACTGTTGGTGTCCCGCTGGTTGCCTTTGAGGGAATTGTGCTTGAAGACAGGTATGAGCATTTTGTCTCTGCCGCAGTAAGCGGGCTGTACACCTTCGACATGTTTAAAAGCGAGAAGGACAAGAAAAAGGACTTTCCGGAAACCGTGCGTTTTTTCACTGCTGAAGAACCTCCGGAACATTTTGCTGAAGCAGTTGGAAAAGGCGAGGCCGTTGGGATGGGAACTTCCTATGCCCGCGATCTGGTAAACATGCCGCCCAATGTTGCCAATCCCATTTATCTGGCCGAGGAAGCACGGAAAATGGCCAAGAAATACGGGTTCAGGTTCCGTCAGATGAAGCGCAAGGAAATCACGGATAAGGGGCTTGGTGCCTACGCATCCGTGTTTCGCGGATCTGCGGATGAACCGAGAATGATCATTCTTGAATATTGCCCGAAAGATCGTGAAGGCCAGAAGCCGCTGGTACTGGTCGGAAAGGGGGTAACCTTCGATTCCGGCGGCATTTCATTGAAGCCCACGGGAGCCATAGAAGACATGAAGTGCGATATGGCCGGAGCAGCCGCCATTCTCGGGTTCTTCCATGTCCTTGGTGAAACCTGCCCGGATATCCCTGTAACCGCACTGCTGCCCTGCGCGGACAATATGCCCGACTCAACCTCCACCCGTCCGGGCGAGGTCGTTACCTCTTTTTCCGGCAAGACAATCGAGGTTTTGAATACAGATGCGGAAGGGCGACTCCTGCTTTGTGATACTCTGTCCTTCTCGTCCCAGTTTGAACCAGCCGCCATCATAGATCTGGCGACTCTTACCGGGGGATGCATCGTCGCATTCGGCTGGAATGTGGCTGCGGTGATGGATAACTCAAAGTATATGCGCAATCTGGTTATGGAGTCCGGCATGAGCGTAGGCGAAAGGTTCTGGCCCATGCCGCTCTGGGATATCTACAAGGAAGAGCTTAAAAGTGAAGTCGCGGACCTCAAGAATGTTGGCTCGCGTGAGGGCATGACAATTCATGCCGGAATGTTTCTGAAGGAGTTTGTGCCGGAAAATGTGCCCTGGGCGCATCTGGATATCGCCGGTCCGGCCTGGCGCAAGAAGAAGACCCCTGCCGGAGCAGCCGGGGGAACCGGTTTCGGAGTCCGGACCCTTGTGGAAATTGCTTCGCGCATTGATCTTGAAGATATTTAG
- a CDS encoding TIGR02186 family protein — MKKISIAFSVVLSVLLLSCAAAFAAGSTSLHTSPDHITIGTTYDGTTLDLSGTVPEGCTAVIRITGEHKDTRFKEKGKALGLLWMNLGTVELRDIPELFLIGTDTATYASGGPKWKKLGLGFDSVKGETDDLVFNEFIKLVSQEELYEIQEGVVTYSEAGKGLRNYSARMALPSSLKKGAYDVEVAAVRDGRVVERTSRTITADLAGFPALLSSIAFGHELVYGISAVVIAILAGLLMTLIFRDRGGVH; from the coding sequence ATGAAAAAAATATCAATAGCATTTAGCGTTGTCCTTTCGGTTCTGCTGCTTTCCTGTGCTGCCGCGTTTGCTGCTGGCAGCACCTCGCTGCACACCAGCCCGGATCACATAACCATAGGGACCACATATGACGGGACTACTCTTGACCTCAGCGGAACCGTGCCTGAAGGCTGCACCGCAGTGATAAGGATAACCGGGGAACACAAGGACACCCGTTTCAAGGAGAAAGGCAAGGCTCTGGGGTTGCTGTGGATGAACCTTGGAACTGTCGAACTGCGCGATATTCCGGAGTTGTTCCTCATCGGCACCGACACCGCCACTTACGCTTCCGGCGGTCCGAAGTGGAAAAAACTGGGGCTTGGCTTTGATTCGGTCAAAGGCGAAACGGATGATCTCGTCTTCAATGAATTCATCAAGCTTGTTTCACAGGAAGAACTCTACGAGATTCAGGAAGGTGTTGTAACCTACAGCGAAGCAGGCAAAGGATTGCGCAATTATTCTGCCAGAATGGCGCTTCCATCCTCTCTCAAGAAAGGGGCTTATGATGTGGAAGTGGCTGCTGTGCGTGACGGCAGGGTTGTGGAAAGAACATCCCGTACCATCACCGCCGATCTGGCTGGATTCCCAGCACTGCTTTCATCCATTGCTTTCGGACATGAGCTTGTTTACGGCATATCAGCCGTTGTCATAGCCATTCTGGCCGGCCTGCTGATGACCCTGATTTTCAGGGACAGGGGCGGAGTGCATTAG
- a CDS encoding ATP-binding protein: MKTVRIKIICFFIAYLSFMALNTGMFWWNVVSLRDRLMVLDNFHELLSNILEIRRYEKNFIFYPEPGSLKEAVIYLDKAEDDVAQLKGKIIEIGGREYYEGFMDDLNDYSRQLTLLAGGSKGDPVETRKLGSAMVQKAQSLLVLKKQRIHEALIRIQYIPIAVMVSLAVLITALFYWQAKKVFSRLVYVQRAAEGVARGDYDAIDKIRNDDEISILMRSAFSNMAAELESRQHQLIESRKLVSIGTLTSGIAHELNNPLNNVSLTADTMLEEIDDLDKDEAREMLQDIINEIGRASKVVKNLLDFSREGEHAMAQLSAESLVMETRKLVANQLKMDKITMQTDIPDGLPLVKGDMHSLQQVFINLFINADHAMTGGGILSVSVRPASGNFLRFDVSDNGCGMTSETVERIFDPFYTTKPVGKGTGLGLSIIYGIIKKHGGFIEVQSELGEGTTFSIYLPALTNEEEGNEQISSGGN, from the coding sequence ATGAAAACTGTCCGTATCAAGATTATCTGTTTCTTCATAGCCTACCTTAGTTTTATGGCTCTAAATACCGGGATGTTCTGGTGGAATGTGGTTTCCCTGCGGGATCGCCTGATGGTGCTGGATAATTTCCATGAGCTTCTGTCGAACATTCTTGAGATCAGGCGTTATGAAAAGAACTTCATCTTTTATCCGGAACCCGGAAGCCTCAAGGAAGCGGTAATATATCTGGACAAGGCGGAAGACGATGTGGCCCAGTTGAAGGGTAAAATTATCGAAATAGGCGGTCGTGAGTATTACGAAGGGTTTATGGACGACCTTAATGATTACAGCCGTCAGCTTACCCTGCTGGCAGGAGGATCGAAAGGCGACCCGGTAGAAACCCGTAAGCTGGGCAGCGCAATGGTACAGAAGGCCCAGTCTCTGCTTGTTCTTAAAAAGCAGCGCATCCATGAAGCACTTATCCGCATACAATATATACCTATTGCGGTGATGGTCTCGCTTGCGGTGCTCATAACTGCCCTGTTTTATTGGCAGGCCAAGAAGGTGTTCAGTCGACTGGTCTACGTGCAGCGGGCTGCGGAGGGGGTCGCCAGAGGAGATTATGATGCCATCGACAAAATCAGAAATGATGATGAAATTTCAATTCTTATGCGCTCGGCTTTCAGCAATATGGCTGCAGAACTGGAGTCGCGTCAGCACCAGCTGATAGAATCCAGAAAGCTCGTCTCCATCGGCACATTGACCTCCGGCATAGCCCACGAACTGAATAACCCGTTAAACAACGTATCGCTGACTGCCGACACCATGCTGGAGGAGATTGATGACCTCGACAAGGACGAGGCCAGGGAAATGCTTCAGGATATAATCAATGAAATCGGCCGGGCCAGCAAGGTCGTCAAGAACCTTCTTGATTTTTCGCGGGAAGGTGAACACGCAATGGCGCAACTCAGCGCTGAAAGTCTGGTGATGGAGACCCGCAAGCTGGTGGCCAATCAGTTGAAAATGGATAAAATCACCATGCAGACGGACATTCCGGACGGTCTGCCACTTGTAAAAGGCGATATGCATTCGCTGCAGCAGGTGTTCATCAATCTTTTCATCAATGCCGACCATGCCATGACCGGAGGTGGAATTTTATCCGTATCCGTGCGGCCGGCATCAGGTAATTTCCTTCGATTTGATGTCTCTGACAATGGATGCGGAATGACCTCTGAAACCGTGGAACGCATATTCGATCCCTTTTACACTACCAAACCGGTTGGAAAAGGTACCGGGCTGGGCTTGTCAATCATCTACGGGATTATTAAGAAACACGGAGGATTCATTGAAGTTCAGAGCGAATTGGGGGAAGGGACGACTTTTTCCATCTACCTGCCGGCACTGACCAACGAAGAGGAAGGCAATGAACAGATTTCGAGCGGCGGTAATTGA
- a CDS encoding universal stress protein, protein MNNVLIAVDTSESSFWLAYYAIGLSKRIYMNVSILMVDDEEYPSRKSSDEEWIGLPEKRLESLLAEDHSERSHINFYSAKGRFEDEVVQFARENKITTLFIGQPETRGTRADTEFIDLLERIGQRTDCHIEVVQKVSAYEQR, encoded by the coding sequence ATGAATAACGTACTGATCGCTGTTGATACCTCCGAGTCCAGTTTCTGGCTGGCCTATTACGCAATCGGCCTGAGCAAGAGGATATATATGAACGTCTCCATTCTGATGGTGGACGATGAAGAATATCCCAGCCGGAAAAGCAGCGACGAGGAATGGATCGGACTGCCTGAAAAGCGGCTTGAATCACTGCTGGCGGAAGACCATTCCGAGAGGTCTCACATCAATTTTTACTCCGCTAAGGGCCGGTTTGAGGATGAGGTTGTCCAGTTCGCCCGTGAAAACAAGATCACGACACTTTTCATCGGACAGCCTGAAACTCGCGGAACCAGAGCGGATACGGAATTTATCGATTTGCTGGAAAGAATAGGCCAGAGAACCGACTGCCATATCGAAGTGGTCCAGAAGGTCTCCGCCTACGAACAACGTTGA
- a CDS encoding RNA-binding protein yields the protein MSKNLYVGNLAWATTEEEVRAAFEAFGDVTSVKLIDDRETGRPRGFGFVEMSDDSEAIEAINALNGKEIGGRNIKVNEAKPRAERPRW from the coding sequence ATGTCCAAAAATTTATACGTAGGTAACCTCGCATGGGCCACTACAGAAGAAGAAGTTCGCGCAGCTTTTGAAGCATTCGGCGATGTAACATCCGTAAAACTTATCGACGATCGTGAAACCGGCCGTCCCCGCGGTTTCGGTTTTGTTGAAATGAGCGACGATTCTGAAGCAATTGAAGCAATCAACGCACTGAACGGCAAAGAAATCGGTGGCCGCAACATCAAGGTCAACGAAGCCAAGCCCCGCGCAGAACGTCCCCGCTGGTAG
- a CDS encoding DEAD/DEAH box helicase, producing the protein MTFSSFAFDKRIDACVKACGYKVPTPIQSRTIPLILKGYDVMGLARTGTGKTAAFALPILQNLLKRKNTVKSPRVLILAPTRELALQINENFTSFSRNTGIRNSVVMGGVGMAPQIRACASSQIIVACPGRLVQLITEKKVNLSAIDTLVLDEADRMLDMGFMPDIRRILSVLPAKRQNLLFSATMPGPIQTLAERILVAPKTVRIDSVSEVSKVEHTFYKVHDTRKTELLGEIISKAEHKSMLIFTRTKHKAKRLSRSLSARGYSSTFLQGNMSQNQREKALNGFRTGEFNIMVATDIAARGIDCDRITHVINFDMPDTVETFTHRIGRTGRAGRSGTVISMVTRDDISQLRSVQRALNINAELESSEFSDAREDLLGGEQKRSRNTPKANSSRRRGPGNGRSNNGNSARSTRRSGGRSESSSEQRNNGSSGRNNVRSSGRSKGRKQRAA; encoded by the coding sequence ATGACCTTTTCCTCTTTTGCCTTCGACAAGCGTATCGACGCCTGCGTTAAGGCCTGCGGCTACAAAGTCCCAACCCCGATTCAAAGCAGAACCATTCCGCTTATCCTCAAAGGATATGATGTGATGGGACTGGCCAGAACCGGCACCGGTAAAACGGCTGCCTTTGCACTGCCGATACTGCAGAATCTTCTCAAACGGAAGAACACCGTAAAATCTCCAAGAGTCCTTATACTTGCTCCGACCAGAGAACTTGCGCTGCAGATCAACGAGAATTTCACTTCCTTTTCCCGCAACACCGGCATACGCAATTCTGTTGTGATGGGCGGCGTAGGCATGGCTCCTCAGATCAGGGCCTGCGCATCATCACAGATCATTGTCGCCTGCCCCGGACGTCTGGTTCAGCTCATTACTGAAAAAAAAGTCAACCTAAGTGCAATAGACACTCTGGTGCTTGATGAAGCAGACCGCATGCTCGACATGGGCTTTATGCCGGATATCAGACGAATTCTTTCCGTCCTTCCTGCCAAAAGACAGAACCTGCTCTTTTCCGCAACCATGCCCGGCCCGATCCAGACTCTGGCCGAACGGATTCTGGTTGCCCCGAAAACAGTGCGCATTGACTCGGTCTCCGAGGTCTCCAAGGTCGAACATACCTTTTACAAGGTTCATGACACCAGAAAGACCGAACTGCTTGGCGAGATCATCTCCAAAGCCGAACACAAAAGCATGCTGATTTTCACCCGGACCAAGCACAAGGCGAAAAGGCTTTCGCGCTCTCTGTCCGCAAGGGGATATTCCAGTACCTTCCTGCAGGGCAATATGAGCCAGAATCAGCGCGAAAAAGCGCTGAACGGCTTCAGAACCGGTGAATTCAATATCATGGTGGCAACAGATATCGCCGCGCGCGGCATTGACTGCGACCGCATTACCCACGTCATCAATTTCGATATGCCGGACACGGTAGAAACTTTTACGCACCGCATAGGCAGAACCGGCAGAGCCGGGCGTTCAGGGACAGTCATCAGCATGGTGACCAGGGACGACATCTCCCAGTTGCGGTCAGTTCAGCGGGCATTGAACATCAATGCCGAGTTGGAATCATCCGAATTTTCCGATGCACGTGAAGACCTGCTCGGAGGGGAACAGAAACGTTCCCGCAATACACCAAAGGCAAATTCCTCCCGCAGACGCGGCCCAGGCAACGGACGCAGCAACAACGGCAACTCCGCCCGCAGCACCAGGCGCAGCGGCGGCAGATCCGAAAGCAGCAGCGAGCAACGCAACAACGGAAGCTCAGGGCGTAACAACGTGCGCAGCTCCGGGCGAAGCAAGGGAAGGAAACAACGGGCCGCATAA